One genomic window of Trichosurus vulpecula isolate mTriVul1 chromosome X, mTriVul1.pri, whole genome shotgun sequence includes the following:
- the LOC118832573 gene encoding E3 ubiquitin-protein ligase DTX3L-like — MATGSLAHSPLYQILVRVSENYVGMERKLQKYFQNPSRSGGGKCKVKAGPREGTFWVEFYKRQAKEGVIAKGDHSLVVGAGSHVNIYLETNDDLGDNILEPDQLSSQTQSLPEEFPDEKHPDEGGAASASDSSTPKIFLQVRARLNFKLSKEQREKILKLCPNVKIEGGQDGPEKVIGDFEDIKKIYQFLSERMLENDSASARENEPVTPNDCDSATAQTNPKRKTEEESDVISVPSRLYDYFKYFFAETLDRIQSEYQVRIKGTMSYTTGNVSLDFETNKSWDRRAAQEAFARAFQREVKNVIHKELHFADHKLVLEVQKILADMFKSLRVKAEGKLLVLCGSPQDLLGAQHFIEANFTRKQPLEMMLYQNTMKNEVEVDTVYLRLLRQEVKDIEKTYDTVMELVNRPQIRRTLVIFKPKHKDIDLSAHAYEDFIEIFQMLLAEIVKEVVILKPLNQEKKCRPEKSFFEEFERKHPYVNLEWYEQELTLTGLPKYLAKAMKYVKRHFSIEIPAQQREVPALFLGEIWDRDPKCPLAKNAADFKATLSPFNELPSSADIGIEEEEEEEEDECAICLDVIQDKEVLSKCKHVFCAPCIKEAMKHRPVCPVCQTSYHIVKGNQPDGTMTASYRTSSLPGYNSCGTIVIHYDMRGGIQTQDHPNPGRRYEGTRRVAYLPNNEEGRQVLVLLRRAFDQRLIFTVGQSRTSGANDVITWNDIHHKTLQFGGPENFGYPDPNYLQRVKLELKAKGIE, encoded by the coding sequence ATGGCTACTGGGAGCCTTGCCCACAGCCCGCTGTACCAGATCCTGGTCCGGGTGTCGGAGAACTATgttggaatggaaagaaagctgcaAAAGTATTTCCAGAACCCATCTAGGTCCGGGGGAGGCAAGTGCAAAGTCAAAGCTGGTCCCCGTGAAGGCACTTTCTGGGTAGAGTTTTATAAAAGACAAGCCAAGGAAGGTGTGATAGCAAAGGGAGATCACTCTTTGGTGGTTGGTGCTGGATCACATGTGAACATCTACCTAGAAACAAATGATGACCTAGGAGATAACATTTTGGAGCCAGACCAGCTTTCCTCTCAGACTCAGTCACTCCCAGAGGAATTTCCAGATGAGAAGCACCCAGATGAAGGAGGTGCTGCTAGCGCCTCTGATTCCTCCACTCCAAAGATATTTCTCCAGGTAAGGGCCCGGCTGAACTTCAAGCTTTCCAAAGAGCAAAGGGAGAAAATCCTTAAGCTTTGCCCAAATGTCAAAATAGAGGGAGGCCAGGATGGGCCTGAGAAAGTGATTGGTGACTTTGAAGATATTAAAAAGATTTACCAATTCTTAAGTGAGAGGATGCTGGAAAATGACTCAGCCTCAGCAAGAGAAAATGAACCAGTTACGCCAAATGATTGTGACAGTGCTACTGCTCAGACAAACCCAAAACGCAAAACAGAAGAGGAGTCAGATGTCATCTCAGTTCCTTCACGTTTGTATGActatttcaaatatttctttgCTGAAACTCTGGACAGAATACAAAGTGAGTATCAAGTACGTATCAAAGGTACTATGTCATATACTACGGGCAATGTGAGTTTAGACTTTGAGACAAATAAGTCATGGGACAGGAGAGCAGCTCAAGAAGCTTTTGCCAGAGCGTTTCAGAGGGAAGTAAAGAATGTGATCCATAAGGAACTTCATTTCGCAGATCATAAGCTGGTCCTTGAAGTCCAAAAAATACTGGCTGACATGTTTAAAAGCCTCCGTGTTAAAGCTGAAGGAAAACTCTTAGTCCTCTGTGGAAGCCCACAGGATCTCTTAGGAGCTCAACATTTCATTGAAGCAAACTTCACCCGCAAACAACCTCTGGAAATGATGCTTTACCAAAACACAATGAAGAATGAAGTTGAGGTTGATACTGTTTACTTGCGTCTTCTGCGCCAAGAAGTCAAAGACATAGAGAAAACATATGACACTGTAATGGAATTGGTGAACAGACCCCAAATTCGGAGAACACTAGTTATATTTAAGCCAAAACACAAAGATATCGACCTCTCTGCACATGCTTATGAAGATTTCATTGAGATATTTCAGATGCTCTTAGCTGAGATTGTCAAAGAGGTAGTTATATTGAAACCATTAAACCAAGAGAAAAAGTGTCGACCTGAAAAGTCATTCTTTGAAGAGTTTGAAAGAAAGCACCCCTATGTAAACTTGGAGTGGTATGAACAAGAGCTGACCTTGACTGGTTTGCCCAAGTACCTTGCAAAAGCTATGAAATATGTTAAGAGACATTTTAGTATTGAAATTCCTGCTCAGCAAAGAGAAGTTCCAGCTCTCTTCCTTGGAGAAATTTGGGATAGAGACCCCAAATGCCCCTTGGCCAAAAATGCTGCTGATTTCAAGGCAACTTTATCTCCCTTCAATGAATTGCCTAGCAGTGCTGACATAGGaatagaggaggaggaagaagaggaggaggacgaaTGTGCCATCTGTCTGGATGTCATTCAAGACAAAGAAGTCCTCTCAAAGTGCAAGCATGTGTTCTGTGCCCCTTGTATCAAAGAGGCCATGAAACATAGGCCAGTATGCCCTGTATGCCAGACTTCCTATCATATTGTGAAAGGGAACCAGCCAGATGGAACAATGACAGCCTCTTACAGAACTTCTTCACTTCCAGGTTATAATTCCTGCGGCACTATTGTGATTCACTATGACATGAGGGGAGGCATACAGACACAAGATCATCCCAACCCAGGGAGACGCTATGAAGGAACAAGACGGGTGGCATACTTGCCAAACAATGAAGAAGGACGGCAGGTTTTGGTTCTCCTCAGAAGAGCCTTTGACCAAAGGCTGATTTTCACAGTAGGACAGTCTCGAACATCAGGAGCCAATGATGTGATCACTTGGAATGATATTCACCACAAAACTCTCCAATTCGGTGGGCCTGAAAACTTTGGGTACCCTGATCCCAACTATCTGCAGCGAGTCAAGCTGGagctgaaggcaaaaggaattgAGTAA